Proteins from a single region of Acidovorax sp. NCPPB 3576:
- the fabB gene encoding beta-ketoacyl-ACP synthase I — MTMKKRVVITGAGIVSCIGNDQQAVTASLREGKSGIRAMPEFAELGLRSQVAGAPQIDLDALIDRKQRRFMGDAAAYAYLSLKDAIAQSGLAPAQVSHPRTGLIMGSGGGSPANQIEAADTLRSKGIRRVGPYQVTRCMGSTVSANLSTAFAIKGINFSITSACSTSAHCVGMAAQQIAFGLQDVMFAGGGEELSWGLATLFDGMGAMSSKFNDTPETASRPYDVDRDGFVIAGGGGALVLESLEHAQARGATILAEIVGFGLSSDGEDMVAPSGDGAIACMRQAIAEAGGGTIDYVNTHGTSTPVGDLPELRALREVFGEAVPPFSSTKSLTGHSQGATGVQEAIYCLYMLQSGFIAGSAHIENLDPAAEGMPIVRTSRDAALTTVLSNSFGFGGTNASLVLRRWEG; from the coding sequence ATGACCATGAAGAAGCGCGTCGTCATCACGGGTGCGGGCATCGTCTCGTGCATCGGCAATGACCAGCAGGCAGTGACCGCGTCGCTGCGCGAAGGAAAATCCGGCATCCGCGCCATGCCCGAGTTCGCCGAACTCGGCCTGCGCAGCCAGGTGGCGGGCGCGCCGCAGATCGATCTGGACGCGCTCATCGACCGCAAGCAGCGCCGTTTCATGGGCGACGCGGCGGCGTATGCCTACCTGTCGCTGAAGGACGCCATCGCCCAGTCGGGCCTGGCGCCCGCCCAGGTGTCGCACCCGCGCACCGGCCTCATCATGGGCTCGGGCGGCGGCTCGCCGGCCAACCAGATCGAGGCAGCGGACACGCTGCGCTCCAAGGGCATCCGCCGCGTGGGCCCCTATCAGGTCACCCGCTGCATGGGCTCCACCGTGTCGGCCAACCTGTCCACGGCGTTCGCCATCAAGGGCATCAATTTCTCGATCACCTCGGCCTGCAGCACCTCCGCGCACTGCGTTGGCATGGCGGCGCAGCAGATCGCCTTCGGCCTGCAGGACGTGATGTTCGCGGGCGGCGGCGAAGAGCTCTCCTGGGGCCTGGCCACGCTGTTCGACGGCATGGGCGCCATGTCCAGCAAATTCAACGACACGCCCGAGACGGCCTCGCGCCCCTACGACGTGGACCGCGACGGCTTCGTCATCGCCGGCGGCGGCGGCGCGCTGGTGCTGGAGAGCCTGGAGCACGCCCAGGCCCGCGGCGCCACCATCCTGGCCGAGATCGTCGGCTTCGGCCTGTCGTCGGACGGCGAGGACATGGTCGCGCCCTCGGGCGACGGCGCCATCGCCTGCATGCGCCAAGCCATCGCCGAAGCGGGCGGCGGCACGATCGACTACGTGAACACGCACGGCACCTCCACTCCCGTGGGCGACCTGCCCGAGCTGCGTGCGCTGCGCGAGGTGTTCGGCGAGGCGGTGCCGCCGTTTTCCTCCACCAAGTCGCTCACCGGCCATTCGCAGGGCGCGACGGGCGTACAGGAAGCGATCTACTGCCTGTACATGTTGCAGAGCGGATTCATCGCCGGCTCGGCCCACATCGAGAACCTGGACCCGGCGGCCGAGGGCATGCCCATCGTGCGCACCTCGCGCGATGCGGCGCTGACCACCGTGCTGTCCAACAGCTTCGGCTTCGGCGGCACCAACGCCAGCCTGGTGCTGCGCCGCTGGGAAGGTTGA
- a CDS encoding LysR family transcriptional regulator yields the protein MNLRQLEVFQAVMQTGNMSAAARLINITPSAVSKTIAHAELQLGYALFSRARGALLPTPEAQALFTASSQIHSQLDELRRTAHNLRQPEGGLVRLAAIPSVTHEFLPAVLERHAQQSPRVRVEVRTLHQDQMAQALLTRSVDFALGFYDHPHPQLESSILVSGPLFIAVARDIWLRAVRLNRSDPITFLANTPMIQLLGDEPMRQPMAELAQTLGVHTELGIQMQTSQLALALVKRGMGWTVIDFLTARNLDPTAITAVPLRDLPPMALHAYHAANRPPDRHAARMLALLSNVLMQTMARTPSEAATL from the coding sequence ATGAACCTCCGCCAACTCGAAGTCTTCCAGGCCGTCATGCAGACCGGCAACATGAGCGCGGCTGCCCGGCTGATCAACATCACGCCATCGGCGGTGAGCAAAACCATCGCGCACGCGGAACTGCAACTGGGCTACGCGCTGTTCAGCCGGGCCCGTGGCGCCCTGCTTCCCACGCCGGAGGCGCAGGCGCTGTTCACCGCCTCCAGCCAGATCCACAGCCAGCTCGACGAACTGCGCCGCACCGCGCACAACCTGCGCCAACCCGAGGGCGGCCTGGTGCGGCTGGCGGCGATTCCGTCCGTCACGCACGAATTTCTGCCCGCGGTGCTGGAGCGCCATGCCCAGCAGTCGCCCCGGGTGCGCGTGGAAGTGCGCACCCTGCACCAGGACCAGATGGCGCAGGCGCTGCTCACCCGCTCGGTGGATTTCGCCCTGGGCTTCTACGACCACCCGCACCCGCAACTGGAAAGCAGCATCCTGGTGAGCGGGCCGCTGTTCATCGCCGTGGCGCGGGACATCTGGCTGCGCGCGGTGCGGCTGAACCGGTCCGACCCCATCACGTTCCTGGCCAACACGCCCATGATCCAGCTGCTGGGCGACGAGCCCATGCGCCAGCCCATGGCCGAACTGGCGCAGACCCTGGGCGTGCACACCGAGCTGGGCATCCAGATGCAGACCTCGCAACTGGCGCTGGCGCTGGTCAAGCGCGGCATGGGGTGGACGGTGATCGACTTCCTGACCGCACGCAACCTCGACCCGACGGCCATCACCGCCGTGCCGCTGCGTGACCTGCCGCCCATGGCGCTGCACGCCTACCACGCCGCCAACCGCCCGCCGGACCGCCATGCCGCACGCATGCTGGCCCTGCTGTCGAACGTGCTCATGCAGACGATGGCGCGCACGCCCTCCGAAGCCGCCACGCTCTGA
- the glyQ gene encoding glycine--tRNA ligase subunit alpha codes for MLTFQQIILKLQSYWAEQGCALLQPYDMEVGAGTSHTATFLRALGPEPWKAAYVQPSRRPKDGRYGENPNRLQHYYQFQVVLKPAPANILELYLGSLEALGFDLKKNDIRFVEDDWENPTLGAWGLGWEVWLNGMEVTQFTYFQQVGGIDCKPATGEITYGLERLAMYLQGVDNVYNLTWTDGLSYGDVYKQNEVEQSTYNFEHSDADFLFTAFNAHESQAQHLMEQQLALPAYEQVLKAAHSFNLLDARGAISVTERAAYIGRIRNLARAVAKSYLDSRARLGFPMAPKEWAAEVLADLAKADQQQQQQKKAA; via the coding sequence ATGTTGACCTTCCAGCAAATCATCCTGAAGCTGCAGTCGTACTGGGCCGAACAGGGCTGCGCGCTGCTGCAGCCCTACGACATGGAAGTGGGCGCCGGCACCTCGCACACCGCCACCTTCCTGCGCGCGCTGGGCCCCGAGCCCTGGAAGGCCGCCTACGTGCAGCCCAGCCGCCGCCCCAAGGACGGCCGCTATGGCGAGAACCCCAACCGCCTGCAGCACTACTACCAGTTCCAGGTGGTCCTCAAGCCCGCGCCGGCCAACATCCTGGAGCTGTATTTGGGATCGCTGGAGGCCCTGGGCTTCGATCTGAAGAAGAACGACATCCGCTTCGTCGAGGACGACTGGGAAAACCCCACGCTCGGCGCCTGGGGCCTGGGCTGGGAGGTGTGGCTCAACGGCATGGAGGTGACGCAGTTCACCTACTTCCAGCAGGTCGGCGGCATCGATTGCAAGCCCGCCACCGGCGAGATCACCTACGGCCTGGAGCGCCTGGCCATGTACCTGCAGGGCGTGGACAACGTCTACAACCTGACCTGGACCGACGGCCTCTCCTACGGCGACGTGTACAAGCAGAACGAGGTGGAGCAGTCCACCTACAACTTCGAGCATTCCGACGCCGACTTCCTGTTCACCGCGTTCAACGCGCATGAAAGCCAAGCCCAGCACCTGATGGAGCAGCAGCTCGCCCTGCCGGCCTACGAGCAGGTGCTGAAAGCCGCGCACAGCTTCAATCTGCTGGATGCGCGCGGCGCCATCAGCGTGACCGAGCGCGCGGCCTACATCGGCCGCATCCGCAACCTGGCCCGCGCCGTGGCCAAGAGCTACCTGGACAGCCGCGCGCGGCTGGGCTTTCCCATGGCGCCCAAGGAATGGGCCGCCGAGGTGCTGGCCGATCTGGCCAAGGCCGACCAGCAACAGCAGCAGCAGAAGAAGGCGGCCTGA
- the lnt gene encoding apolipoprotein N-acyltransferase, translating to MGAAGARRGPLGPLGPVALAGALALLAGLAQAASIAWPFSGEPVWWLQLLSLAGFARLLLASRSARQAAVLGWLFATAWLTGTFWWLFISMHTYGGLAAPLAALAVVGLAAFLGSYYAVASGCFRALAQSRRWQDAIIFGAFWLLAELARGQWWTGFPWGAGGYAHVEGPLAVLARSVGVYGIGCIAAVLAMLVAQALRSDLRSGKAWVLVALAVLAWAGLAVQRHCAVELCHTPMQRPAPLSLALLQGNIPQDEKFQAGSGVPTALRWYAEQLRSAQATLVVAPETAIPLLPQQLMPGYLDSVTARYTQAPGQGGAGGRQAALLGIPLGDMALGYTNSVMGFAPGQAAPYQYDKHHLVPFGEFIPPFFRWFTEMMNIPLGDFNRGAVGQAPFLWAGERIAPNICYEDLFGEELGARFADPAQAPTVFVNLSNIGWFGDSVAIDQHLAISRMRALEFERPMVRATNTGATAIIDHRGVVTQRLPSHVRGVLTGEVLGRSGAVTPYAWWVSRWGLWPLWALGALVAGLAWVRRRRARRAATA from the coding sequence ATGGGCGCCGCTGGGGCGCGCCGCGGGCCGCTCGGCCCGCTGGGACCGGTGGCGCTGGCAGGGGCCCTGGCGCTGCTGGCGGGCTTGGCGCAGGCTGCATCGATCGCTTGGCCCTTCAGCGGCGAGCCCGTGTGGTGGCTGCAACTGCTGTCCTTGGCCGGCTTCGCGCGGCTGCTGCTGGCCAGCCGCAGCGCGCGGCAGGCCGCGGTGCTTGGGTGGCTGTTCGCCACCGCCTGGCTGACGGGCACCTTCTGGTGGCTCTTCATTTCCATGCACACCTACGGCGGGCTGGCCGCGCCGCTGGCCGCGCTCGCGGTGGTGGGGCTGGCAGCGTTTCTGGGCAGCTACTACGCGGTGGCATCGGGGTGTTTCAGGGCTCTGGCGCAATCAAGACGCTGGCAGGATGCTATTATTTTCGGAGCATTCTGGCTGCTGGCCGAACTGGCGCGCGGCCAGTGGTGGACAGGCTTTCCGTGGGGCGCCGGCGGCTATGCGCATGTCGAAGGTCCGCTGGCCGTGCTGGCCCGGTCGGTCGGGGTGTACGGCATCGGCTGCATCGCGGCCGTGCTGGCCATGCTGGTGGCCCAGGCGCTGCGCAGCGACCTGCGCAGCGGGAAGGCGTGGGTCCTGGTGGCGTTGGCCGTGCTGGCCTGGGCAGGGCTGGCGGTGCAGCGCCACTGCGCCGTCGAGCTGTGCCACACGCCGATGCAGCGCCCCGCGCCCCTGTCGCTGGCGCTGCTGCAGGGCAACATTCCCCAGGACGAGAAATTCCAGGCCGGCAGCGGCGTGCCGACCGCCTTGCGCTGGTATGCCGAGCAACTGCGCAGTGCCCAGGCCACCCTGGTGGTGGCGCCCGAGACCGCCATCCCGCTGCTGCCGCAGCAGTTGATGCCGGGCTACCTGGATTCGGTCACCGCGCGCTACACCCAGGCGCCGGGGCAGGGTGGGGCTGGCGGCCGGCAGGCAGCCCTGCTGGGCATTCCGCTGGGGGACATGGCGCTGGGCTACACCAATTCGGTGATGGGCTTCGCCCCCGGCCAGGCCGCGCCGTACCAGTACGACAAGCACCACCTCGTGCCCTTCGGCGAGTTCATCCCGCCGTTCTTCCGGTGGTTCACCGAGATGATGAACATCCCGCTGGGCGACTTCAACCGGGGCGCGGTGGGGCAGGCGCCGTTCCTCTGGGCGGGCGAGCGCATCGCGCCCAACATCTGCTATGAGGATCTGTTCGGCGAAGAGCTGGGCGCGCGCTTTGCCGACCCGGCCCAGGCGCCGACCGTCTTCGTGAACCTGAGCAACATCGGCTGGTTCGGCGATTCGGTGGCCATCGACCAGCATCTGGCCATCAGCCGCATGCGCGCGCTGGAGTTCGAGCGCCCGATGGTGCGGGCCACCAACACCGGGGCCACCGCCATCATCGACCACCGGGGCGTGGTCACGCAGCGCCTGCCGTCGCACGTGCGCGGCGTGTTGACCGGCGAGGTGCTGGGGCGCAGCGGGGCGGTCACGCCCTATGCCTGGTGGGTCTCGCGCTGGGGCCTGTGGCCGCTGTGGGCGCTGGGCGCGCTGGTGGCAGGCCTGGCCTGGGTGCGCCGGCGCCGCGCCCGCAGGGCCGCAACCGCCTGA
- a CDS encoding c-type cytochrome, with product MGALFFSISAFAVSAHAFDIAPHQVGDALTTPQARALLARYAARPPQPWQEPDEKRIPSGPEGDAIRDGIDLLRNTSSRVGKLAPDAAKRMGWNNLHCVQCHQAGASGLPGTKPFALPLVNAVNDYPKFDAKSGKIISLEQRIIGMFGPGSVPVTPDTPELKAIVAYLRWLARDTPPHSAMERTGLLPMPDVARAADPQRGAKLYAAQCSACHGGDAGGQQRPDFKTGGGYLFPPIAGPDTYDNAGHMFAVPLLARYIRASMPLGSTYDRPRLTPSQALDIAAFLNDDAMPRLQNPNRARLYPDPALRPQGFAIPEHFPGQPQMYLRAKFGPFRNVNENY from the coding sequence ATGGGCGCACTTTTCTTCAGCATTTCGGCCTTCGCGGTGTCCGCGCACGCCTTCGATATTGCCCCCCACCAGGTAGGCGATGCCCTGACCACCCCGCAAGCGCGCGCGCTGCTGGCACGCTATGCGGCCCGCCCGCCCCAGCCCTGGCAAGAGCCCGACGAGAAGCGCATCCCGTCCGGGCCCGAGGGCGACGCGATACGCGATGGCATCGATCTGCTGCGCAACACGTCGTCGCGGGTCGGAAAACTGGCGCCCGATGCCGCGAAACGGATGGGCTGGAACAACCTCCATTGCGTGCAATGCCATCAGGCAGGCGCATCCGGCCTGCCCGGCACCAAGCCCTTCGCACTGCCGCTGGTGAATGCGGTCAACGACTATCCGAAGTTCGACGCCAAGTCGGGCAAGATCATCTCGCTGGAGCAGCGCATCATCGGCATGTTCGGCCCGGGCAGTGTGCCGGTCACGCCGGACACCCCGGAACTGAAGGCGATCGTCGCCTATCTCCGCTGGCTGGCGCGCGACACACCGCCGCATTCGGCCATGGAACGCACGGGGCTGTTGCCCATGCCCGACGTCGCGCGGGCCGCCGATCCGCAGCGCGGGGCCAAACTCTACGCTGCCCAGTGCAGTGCATGCCATGGCGGGGACGCGGGCGGCCAGCAGCGCCCCGACTTCAAAACCGGCGGCGGGTACCTGTTTCCGCCCATCGCCGGCCCCGATACCTATGACAACGCCGGCCACATGTTCGCCGTCCCGCTCCTGGCGCGCTATATCCGGGCCTCCATGCCACTGGGTTCCACCTACGACCGGCCTCGGCTCACGCCAAGTCAGGCCCTCGACATCGCTGCGTTTCTGAATGACGATGCCATGCCGCGCCTGCAAAATCCCAACCGCGCGCGCCTCTACCCAGATCCTGCCCTGCGTCCGCAAGGCTTTGCGATTCCGGAGCATTTTCCAGGTCAACCCCAGATGTACCTTCGGGCGAAGTTCGGGCCGTTTCGCAACGTCAACGAAAACTACTGA
- the fabA gene encoding 3-hydroxyacyl-[acyl-carrier-protein] dehydratase FabA has product MADSFSYEQLIASGEGKLFTPDSGRLPLPPMLMFDRITHIDSDGGAHGLGRIRAELDVRPDLWFFDCHFQGDPVMPGCLGLDAMWQLIGFYLTWLQLPGRGRALGAGEVKFTGEVGPNVKLVTYEIDIKRVIKRKLVMAIGDARLLADGQEIYVANDLRVGLFKREDGKDGAPAAGATA; this is encoded by the coding sequence ATGGCTGATTCCTTTTCCTATGAACAACTGATCGCCTCCGGCGAGGGCAAGCTGTTCACCCCTGACAGCGGACGACTGCCGCTGCCGCCCATGCTGATGTTTGACCGCATCACGCACATCGACAGCGATGGTGGGGCGCATGGGCTGGGGAGAATCCGGGCCGAACTCGATGTGCGCCCCGACCTCTGGTTTTTCGACTGCCACTTCCAGGGCGATCCGGTCATGCCGGGCTGCCTGGGGCTGGATGCCATGTGGCAGCTCATCGGTTTCTACCTCACCTGGCTGCAATTGCCGGGCCGGGGCCGCGCCCTGGGCGCGGGCGAAGTCAAGTTCACCGGCGAAGTCGGCCCGAACGTGAAGCTCGTCACCTACGAAATCGATATCAAGCGCGTGATCAAGCGCAAGCTGGTCATGGCCATCGGCGACGCCCGCCTGCTGGCTGACGGCCAGGAAATCTATGTGGCCAACGACCTGCGCGTGGGCCTGTTCAAGCGTGAAGACGGGAAGGACGGAGCACCCGCAGCGGGAGCCACGGCATGA
- a CDS encoding type II asparaginase has translation MLSPLKLKRLLAGAAFAAWAVVAAAQPAAKPNVVVLATGGTIAGAGASATNSASYAAAKVPVDKLIAGLPELANVANVKGEQVFQIASESFTNEQLLKLGKRVSALAKQADVDGIVITHGTDTLEETAYFLNLVVRTDKPIVVVGSMRPGTSLSADGALNLLSAVSVAASKDSSGKGVLVTMSDEIQSGRDVVKGVNIKTQAFRSQWGPLGMVVEGNNYWFRAPVKRHTAQSEFNIDEIETLAPVEIVYGYGNVPRATVDAVGRSGIKALIHAGTGNGSVADRIVPALQELRGQGVQIIRSSRIADGFVLRNAEQPDDKYDWVVAHDLNPQKARILAAVALTKPQTSKDLQRIFWQY, from the coding sequence ATGCTTTCCCCTTTGAAACTGAAGCGCCTGCTGGCGGGCGCCGCCTTCGCAGCCTGGGCCGTCGTGGCCGCGGCCCAACCTGCCGCCAAGCCCAACGTGGTGGTCCTGGCCACGGGCGGCACCATCGCCGGTGCGGGCGCTTCGGCGACCAACAGCGCTTCCTATGCCGCCGCCAAGGTGCCGGTGGACAAGCTCATCGCGGGCCTGCCCGAACTGGCGAACGTGGCCAACGTGAAGGGTGAGCAAGTCTTCCAGATCGCCTCGGAGAGCTTCACCAACGAGCAGCTGCTCAAGCTGGGCAAGCGCGTGTCGGCCCTGGCCAAGCAGGCCGACGTGGACGGCATCGTCATCACCCACGGCACCGACACGCTGGAGGAAACGGCGTATTTCCTGAACCTCGTGGTGCGCACCGACAAGCCCATCGTGGTCGTGGGCTCCATGCGCCCCGGCACCTCGCTGTCGGCCGACGGCGCGCTGAACCTGCTGAGCGCCGTCTCGGTGGCGGCCAGCAAGGATTCCTCGGGCAAGGGCGTCCTCGTGACCATGAGCGACGAGATCCAGAGCGGCCGTGACGTGGTCAAGGGCGTCAACATCAAGACGCAGGCGTTCCGCAGCCAGTGGGGCCCGCTCGGCATGGTGGTGGAAGGCAACAACTACTGGTTCCGTGCCCCCGTCAAGCGCCACACCGCGCAGTCGGAGTTCAACATCGACGAGATCGAAACGCTCGCCCCCGTGGAGATCGTCTATGGCTACGGCAACGTGCCGCGCGCCACGGTGGACGCCGTGGGCCGCTCGGGCATCAAGGCGCTGATCCATGCCGGCACCGGCAACGGTTCGGTGGCCGACCGGATCGTGCCCGCGCTGCAGGAACTGCGCGGCCAGGGCGTGCAGATCATCCGTTCCTCGCGCATCGCCGACGGCTTCGTGCTGCGCAATGCCGAGCAGCCCGACGACAAGTACGACTGGGTGGTCGCCCACGACCTGAACCCCCAGAAGGCCCGCATCCTGGCCGCCGTGGCGCTCACCAAGCCCCAGACCAGCAAGGACCTGCAGCGCATCTTCTGGCAGTACTGA